One window of Microbacterium sp. Root61 genomic DNA carries:
- a CDS encoding heme/hemin ABC transporter substrate-binding protein: MRRASALLLIALLALTGCAAPTAQADSSCAASDAPLASLALAEDVRTHEGGATACLPDRAITPVDDATAPELPVTVTDSEDRSVEVTDVDRILAIDISGTIAATVVGLGLGENLVGRDSSTDFPGTADLPVVTKAGHTLNAEAILELAPTVVLTDTSIGPKEVRQQLRDAGIPIIVVTAERRLDTADDLVHEIAAALGVPSRGAALAERLDAELAAATAEVDAIAPAAETDRPRMLFLYVRGSANIYYIFGKDSGADSLIEAVDGVDVAGEIGWVGMKPMTAEALVSAAPDILVMMTDGLASVNGIDGLLERIPALQQTPAGQHRRVVDMADADILSFGPRTAEIVRALARAVYAPADSPAAPAPTTAP; this comes from the coding sequence ATGCGTCGTGCTTCTGCCCTGCTTCTCATCGCGCTGCTCGCGCTCACCGGATGCGCCGCACCGACCGCGCAGGCCGACTCGAGCTGCGCGGCTTCCGATGCCCCGCTCGCCTCATTGGCGCTGGCCGAGGACGTGCGCACGCACGAGGGCGGCGCGACCGCGTGCCTTCCGGACCGGGCCATCACCCCCGTCGACGACGCCACCGCACCGGAGCTGCCGGTGACGGTCACGGATTCCGAGGACCGCAGCGTCGAGGTCACCGACGTCGACCGCATCCTCGCCATCGACATCTCCGGCACGATCGCCGCCACCGTCGTCGGGCTGGGCCTCGGCGAGAACCTCGTCGGCCGCGACTCGTCCACCGACTTCCCGGGCACGGCCGACCTGCCCGTCGTCACCAAGGCGGGGCACACCCTCAACGCCGAGGCGATCCTCGAGCTCGCACCGACCGTGGTGCTGACCGACACCTCCATCGGTCCGAAGGAAGTGCGCCAACAGCTGCGGGATGCCGGCATCCCGATCATCGTCGTCACCGCCGAACGCCGCCTCGACACCGCCGATGACCTCGTGCACGAGATCGCCGCGGCGCTCGGCGTGCCGAGCCGCGGCGCCGCCCTGGCGGAACGACTCGACGCCGAGCTGGCCGCCGCCACCGCAGAGGTCGACGCGATCGCACCCGCCGCCGAGACGGATCGACCGCGGATGCTGTTCCTCTACGTGCGGGGCAGCGCCAACATCTACTACATCTTCGGCAAGGACTCGGGAGCCGATTCGTTGATCGAGGCGGTCGACGGGGTCGACGTCGCCGGCGAGATCGGCTGGGTGGGCATGAAGCCGATGACCGCCGAGGCGCTCGTGTCCGCGGCCCCCGACATCCTCGTGATGATGACCGATGGACTCGCCTCGGTGAACGGGATCGACGGACTGCTGGAGCGCATCCCGGCGCTGCAGCAGACCCCTGCCGGTCAGCACCGGCGCGTGGTCGACATGGCGGATGCCGACATCCTGAGCTTCGGCCCCCGCACCGCCGAGATCGTCCGCGCGCTCGCCCGGGCCGTGTACGCCCCCGCAGACTCCCCCGCCGCTCCTGCCCCCACGACAGCACCGTGA
- a CDS encoding FecCD family ABC transporter permease: protein MTSEVVVPTPSRHRRGRFIIVTIVLAVALVATVVVSLGLGQYALSPSEVVGVLLGAVGIDSPWAVADPTAAGVVLGIRLPRIVLGLLVGAALSVSGVLMQAIFGNPLADAAVVGVSSGAALGAAASLTFSLTVFGLWTTPAFAFVGGLVAVLSVYFISRTGGRTEVVTLLLTGIAINAIAGAGLAFLTFLGTSATREQIVFWQLGSLNGALWQNIALVAPLVLVGLVVAILVARQLDLFALGERTARHLGVRVEPLRIGVIVTVALLVCAAVAFAGIIGFVGLVVPHLMRMAIGPAHRPLIITSALGGALLLAGADLVARTAVPLADLPIGMITALIGGPFFLWLLLRTRKQAGGWG, encoded by the coding sequence GTGACCTCGGAAGTCGTCGTCCCCACCCCGAGTCGCCACCGACGCGGGCGGTTCATCATCGTCACGATCGTGCTCGCGGTCGCCCTCGTCGCCACCGTCGTCGTCTCGCTCGGGCTCGGGCAGTACGCGCTCTCCCCGTCGGAGGTCGTCGGAGTGCTGCTGGGCGCCGTCGGCATCGACAGCCCCTGGGCGGTCGCGGATCCGACGGCCGCGGGGGTCGTGCTCGGCATCCGACTCCCCCGCATCGTGCTGGGCCTGCTCGTCGGTGCCGCCCTGTCTGTCTCGGGCGTGCTGATGCAGGCGATCTTCGGCAACCCGCTGGCCGATGCCGCCGTGGTAGGCGTCTCCTCCGGCGCCGCCCTCGGTGCGGCCGCCAGCCTCACCTTCAGCCTGACCGTCTTCGGCCTCTGGACGACCCCGGCCTTCGCGTTCGTCGGCGGTCTGGTCGCGGTGCTGTCGGTCTACTTCATCAGCCGCACCGGCGGGCGCACCGAGGTCGTGACCCTCCTGCTCACCGGCATCGCCATCAACGCGATCGCGGGGGCCGGGCTGGCGTTCCTCACCTTCCTCGGCACCAGCGCCACCCGCGAGCAGATCGTGTTCTGGCAGCTCGGCAGCCTCAACGGCGCCCTGTGGCAGAACATCGCGCTGGTCGCGCCGCTCGTGCTCGTCGGGCTCGTCGTGGCGATCCTCGTCGCCCGGCAACTCGATCTGTTCGCACTCGGCGAGCGCACCGCGCGGCACCTCGGCGTACGGGTCGAGCCGCTGCGCATCGGCGTGATTGTGACGGTCGCCCTGCTGGTGTGCGCTGCCGTCGCGTTCGCCGGCATCATCGGGTTCGTCGGACTCGTCGTGCCGCACCTCATGCGCATGGCGATCGGGCCGGCGCACCGGCCGCTCATCATCACGAGCGCGCTGGGTGGCGCGCTCCTGCTGGCCGGGGCCGATCTCGTCGCCCGCACGGCCGTGCCGCTCGCCGACCTGCCGATCGGCATGATCACAGCCCTCATCGGCGGGCCGTTCTTCCTCTGGCTGCTGCTGCGCACGCGCAAGCAGGCGGGAGGCTGGGGATGA
- a CDS encoding heme ABC transporter ATP-binding protein, whose amino-acid sequence MNVRLDARTVTVTVGETTILRDASITVAAGEVHALVGPNGAGKSTMFGVLAGDVAPSSGQVELDGRDLRGFPSRDLARLRAVLLQHNAVSFPFSVEDVVRMGRAPWARTPAVDDDDRIVAAAMQATDVAPLAGRGIPSLSGGERARVALARVLAQSTDVMLLDEPTAALDLRHQEDVLRIVQRRAREGAAVAIVLHDLGAALAYADRVTLLSQGRVAASGPPAEVLTAERIEEVYGQAVDVFPHPITGAPVIVPRR is encoded by the coding sequence ATGAACGTCCGACTCGACGCCAGGACGGTCACCGTCACCGTGGGAGAGACCACGATCCTGCGGGATGCCTCGATCACCGTGGCCGCCGGGGAGGTCCACGCCCTGGTCGGACCGAACGGCGCGGGCAAGTCGACGATGTTCGGCGTGCTCGCCGGGGATGTCGCCCCCTCGTCAGGGCAGGTCGAGCTCGATGGCCGAGACCTGCGGGGCTTCCCGTCGCGCGACCTGGCGCGCCTGCGTGCCGTGCTGCTGCAGCACAACGCGGTGAGCTTCCCGTTCTCCGTCGAGGACGTCGTGCGGATGGGACGAGCACCGTGGGCGCGGACGCCCGCCGTGGACGACGACGACAGGATCGTGGCGGCGGCGATGCAGGCGACGGATGTCGCGCCCCTGGCCGGCCGCGGCATCCCCTCGCTCTCCGGCGGCGAGCGCGCCCGCGTCGCCCTGGCCCGCGTGCTCGCGCAGAGCACGGATGTGATGCTGCTGGACGAACCCACCGCCGCGCTCGACCTGCGCCATCAGGAGGACGTGCTGCGCATCGTCCAGCGCCGGGCGCGGGAAGGAGCCGCGGTGGCGATCGTGCTGCACGACCTCGGCGCCGCTCTGGCCTACGCCGATCGGGTGACACTGCTGTCGCAGGGCCGGGTCGCGGCGTCAGGGCCGCCGGCCGAGGTGCTGACCGCCGAGCGGATCGAGGAGGTCTACGGCCAGGCCGTGGACGTGTTCCCGCATCCGATCACAGGTGCGCCGGTCATCGTGCCGCGGCGGTAG
- a CDS encoding sterol carrier family protein: protein MARKILTDEGRTALAAVRAADAASVAPARTDLATAVRYLLQLLAEKAPGHTVEVRVPPFGAVQVLEGPRHTRGTPPNVVETDPATWIALATGAEQWTDAAASGRILASGTRADLTELLPLRP, encoded by the coding sequence GTGGCACGGAAGATCCTGACCGACGAAGGACGCACCGCCCTGGCTGCCGTGCGGGCAGCGGATGCGGCATCCGTCGCTCCTGCCCGCACCGACCTCGCGACCGCGGTGCGCTACCTCCTGCAGCTGCTCGCCGAAAAGGCTCCGGGGCACACGGTCGAGGTTCGCGTGCCTCCGTTCGGGGCGGTGCAGGTGCTCGAGGGGCCGCGCCACACGCGCGGCACCCCGCCGAACGTCGTCGAGACCGATCCGGCGACCTGGATCGCGCTCGCAACCGGCGCCGAGCAGTGGACGGATGCCGCGGCCTCCGGTCGCATCCTCGCCTCCGGCACCCGTGCCGACCTCACCGAACTGCTCCCGCTGCGCCCCTGA
- the purD gene encoding phosphoribosylamine--glycine ligase produces the protein MRILVLGSGAREHAIILALKAEEAGHELFAAPGNAGIAHDATLVTLDGTDPAAVTEYANDENIDLVVIGPEAPLVAGVADALRERGIPVFGPGKAAAQLEGSKAFAKRIMESAGVPTGRAVRAHTRAEVESALDELGSPHVVKADGLAAGKGVIVTADRAEALAHADTYLPSGPVLIEEFLAGPEVSLFFLSDGDHVLPLSPAQDYKRLRDGDEGPNTGGMGAYSPLPWLTERFGGEADFVQLVTREVAEPVIRQLDSEGTPFIGLLYAGLIITEAGIKVIEFNARFGDPETQAVLPRLLDPLSGLLLAAASGNLEDHPLPAFAEAVAVTVVVASEGYPEAPIIGREITGLDAAAAVDGVHLAHAATAERDGALVATGGRVLNVVALGTTFAEASARAYRAVAEVSLDGAQYRTDIAARVRE, from the coding sequence GTGCGAATCCTTGTCCTCGGCTCCGGCGCGCGCGAGCACGCCATCATCCTCGCGCTGAAGGCGGAGGAGGCCGGACACGAGCTGTTCGCCGCCCCCGGCAACGCCGGAATCGCGCACGACGCGACCCTCGTGACGCTCGACGGCACCGATCCCGCCGCCGTCACCGAGTACGCGAACGACGAGAACATCGACCTCGTCGTGATCGGCCCCGAGGCGCCGCTCGTCGCCGGCGTCGCCGACGCCCTGCGCGAGCGCGGCATTCCGGTGTTCGGCCCCGGCAAGGCCGCCGCGCAGCTCGAGGGGTCGAAGGCGTTCGCGAAGCGGATCATGGAGTCCGCCGGGGTCCCGACCGGGCGCGCGGTGCGCGCCCACACCCGCGCCGAGGTCGAGTCCGCGCTCGACGAGCTCGGCAGTCCGCACGTGGTCAAGGCCGACGGCCTGGCCGCCGGCAAGGGCGTCATCGTCACGGCCGACCGCGCCGAGGCTCTCGCCCACGCGGACACCTATCTCCCGTCCGGGCCGGTGCTCATCGAGGAGTTCCTCGCCGGGCCCGAAGTCTCGCTGTTCTTCCTCAGCGACGGCGACCACGTGCTGCCCCTGAGCCCGGCACAGGATTACAAGCGCCTGCGCGACGGCGACGAAGGCCCCAACACCGGCGGCATGGGCGCGTACTCGCCGCTCCCCTGGCTGACCGAGCGCTTCGGCGGCGAGGCCGACTTCGTGCAGCTCGTGACCCGCGAGGTCGCCGAGCCCGTCATCCGCCAACTCGACTCCGAGGGCACGCCCTTCATCGGCCTCCTCTACGCCGGCCTCATCATCACCGAGGCCGGCATCAAGGTCATCGAATTCAACGCCCGCTTCGGCGACCCCGAGACGCAGGCCGTGCTGCCCCGGCTGCTCGACCCGCTGTCCGGACTGCTGCTCGCCGCGGCATCCGGCAACCTCGAGGACCACCCGCTGCCCGCCTTCGCCGAGGCCGTCGCCGTGACGGTCGTCGTCGCGAGCGAGGGCTACCCCGAGGCGCCGATCATCGGCCGCGAGATCACCGGACTGGATGCGGCGGCCGCCGTCGACGGCGTGCACCTGGCCCACGCCGCCACCGCGGAGCGCGACGGTGCGCTGGTCGCGACCGGGGGCCGCGTGCTCAACGTCGTCGCGCTCGGCACGACGTTCGCCGAGGCGAGCGCCCGCGCCTACCGCGCCGTCGCCGAGGTCTCCCTCGACGGCGCCCAGTACCGCACCGACATCGCCGCCCGCGTCCGGGAGTAG
- the lhgO gene encoding L-2-hydroxyglutarate oxidase gives MTERIGIIGGGIVGIALARALGARRAEVTVLEKETRLSQHQTGHNSGVVHAGLYYKPGSLKATLCAAGRVSIREFCEEKGLPHREVGKLVVAVDESELGALAEIERRSIENAVPDLARIDDVAALREIEPHVAGVAAVHSPHTAVVDYASITEAMAQDVRAAGGRVLLGHEVTGIRLENGTVRVTTPVSEDVFDRVIVCAGLQSDAVARLIGADPSPKILPFRGEYWELAPERTDLVRGMIYPVPDPRFPFLGVHFTRGVYDNVHVGPNAVPALAREGYKWLTISVKDTWESLRWPGAWPLAKEHWRMGVDEISGSLIKPLYFQKARRFVPELKMSDLAHKTGAGVRAQAWGSSGELLDDFAVDQVGPVTLLRNAPSPAATSSIAIADFVIEHYLTPSPR, from the coding sequence ATGACCGAGCGCATCGGCATCATCGGCGGCGGCATCGTCGGCATCGCACTCGCCCGTGCACTCGGCGCGCGCCGCGCGGAGGTGACGGTGCTGGAGAAGGAGACCCGACTCTCCCAGCATCAGACCGGCCACAACTCGGGCGTCGTGCACGCGGGCCTCTATTACAAGCCCGGATCACTGAAGGCCACGCTGTGCGCGGCGGGCCGCGTCTCCATCCGCGAGTTCTGCGAGGAGAAGGGCCTGCCCCACCGCGAGGTCGGCAAGCTCGTGGTCGCGGTCGACGAGTCCGAGCTCGGTGCCCTCGCCGAGATCGAACGGCGGTCGATCGAGAACGCCGTGCCGGATCTCGCCCGCATCGACGACGTGGCCGCGCTTCGCGAGATCGAACCGCACGTCGCGGGTGTCGCCGCCGTGCACTCGCCGCACACCGCGGTGGTGGACTACGCCTCCATCACCGAGGCGATGGCACAGGACGTGCGGGCCGCCGGTGGTCGGGTCCTGCTGGGCCACGAAGTCACCGGGATCCGGCTCGAGAACGGCACGGTGCGGGTGACCACGCCCGTGTCGGAGGACGTGTTCGACCGCGTCATCGTGTGCGCCGGGCTGCAGTCCGATGCGGTAGCCCGCCTGATCGGGGCCGACCCGTCGCCGAAGATCCTCCCGTTCCGCGGCGAGTACTGGGAGCTCGCCCCGGAGCGCACCGACCTGGTGCGCGGCATGATCTATCCGGTCCCCGACCCGCGCTTCCCCTTCCTCGGCGTGCACTTCACGCGCGGGGTCTACGACAACGTGCATGTCGGCCCCAACGCGGTCCCCGCACTCGCGCGCGAAGGCTACAAATGGCTCACGATCTCGGTCAAGGACACCTGGGAATCGCTCCGCTGGCCCGGCGCATGGCCGCTCGCCAAGGAGCACTGGCGCATGGGCGTCGATGAGATCTCCGGCTCTCTGATCAAGCCGCTGTACTTCCAGAAGGCGCGACGGTTCGTGCCGGAGCTGAAGATGTCGGATCTCGCGCACAAGACCGGCGCCGGCGTCCGCGCCCAGGCTTGGGGCAGCAGCGGCGAGCTGCTGGACGATTTCGCCGTCGATCAGGTCGGCCCCGTCACCCTGCTGCGCAACGCCCCCTCGCCTGCGGCGACCTCATCGATCGCGATCGCCGACTTCGTCATCGAGCACTACCTGACGCCCAGCCCGCGCTGA
- a CDS encoding siderophore-interacting protein, translating to MTDAATTPVSAGRAGRPPADTTSPFFRAGGRNRFTARPASVVAVSTPAPDFVRVTLTGPDFADFVSGGPSDHIRLFLPDPATGELVAPAPVGPDEDGIIRPEGQTFSRDFTPLAIHTLPDGAVAVDVDFFLHADAGPASGWAARASVGDSIVVVGPRGSKAAPQGVSRAVLICDETSLPSVARWVRELPPTARIDIIAALPGSGDWVADYLGVAGSERVAVHVVAPEATEAALDALDPIDAGTYVWAAGEASALVPLRRHLRRTLGLPSEQASVSGYWRSGVVGFDHHSPVDPSDPD from the coding sequence ATGACGGATGCCGCCACCACTCCCGTGAGCGCCGGTCGAGCCGGTCGGCCCCCCGCCGACACCACATCGCCGTTCTTCCGTGCCGGCGGGCGCAACCGGTTCACGGCGCGCCCCGCATCGGTCGTCGCCGTCAGCACACCGGCGCCGGACTTCGTGCGCGTGACCCTCACCGGACCGGACTTCGCCGACTTCGTCTCGGGCGGACCGAGCGACCACATCCGCCTCTTCCTGCCCGACCCCGCGACCGGTGAGCTCGTCGCACCGGCGCCGGTCGGACCCGACGAGGACGGCATCATCCGGCCCGAGGGGCAGACCTTCTCGCGCGACTTCACCCCGCTCGCGATCCACACACTGCCGGACGGCGCCGTCGCGGTCGACGTCGACTTCTTCCTGCACGCCGATGCCGGACCGGCCTCGGGCTGGGCAGCGCGCGCATCCGTCGGCGACAGCATCGTCGTGGTCGGTCCCCGCGGCTCCAAGGCCGCGCCGCAAGGCGTCAGCCGCGCCGTCCTGATCTGCGACGAGACTTCGCTGCCGTCGGTCGCGCGCTGGGTGCGCGAGCTCCCGCCGACCGCCCGGATCGACATCATCGCGGCCCTGCCCGGCTCGGGCGACTGGGTCGCGGACTACCTCGGCGTGGCCGGGTCAGAGCGCGTGGCCGTGCACGTCGTCGCTCCCGAGGCCACCGAGGCCGCGCTCGACGCGCTGGATCCGATCGACGCGGGCACGTACGTGTGGGCGGCGGGCGAGGCATCCGCTCTCGTTCCGCTGCGTCGCCACCTGCGCCGCACGCTCGGGCTGCCGTCGGAGCAGGCGTCCGTCAGCGGCTACTGGCGCAGCGGCGTCGTCGGCTTCGACCACCACTCCCCGGTCGACCCCTCCGACCCGGACTGA
- a CDS encoding DHA2 family efflux MFS transporter permease subunit, whose protein sequence is MTEQTTRAAASVAPTARSPWPALWALVIGFFMILVDTTIVSVANPAIKAALDPHTNNLDNVVWVTSAYLLAYAVPLLVTGRLGDRFGPKNIYLIGLTVFTLSSLWCGLSGTLDMLIAARAVQGLGAALMTPQTMAIITRTFPPNRRGAAMGLWGATSGVAMLVGPLAGGFLVDGLGWEWIFFVNVPVGIIGFVAAWILVPKLETHSHSFDILGVFLSAIALFLIVFGLQEGETYDWGVIWGPITVWGMILTGVAVLGLFIWQQSRRKKEPLVPLELFRSRNFSISSIGIAAVGFAVTGMSLPMMFFIQLARGLTPTESALLLIPMAVFAGILSPFAGKLLDRTDPRLILVPGLVLFAGGLIWYSTLMNAETPIWMFLLPSAVLGIGSAGMWGPLATIANRDLPIQQAGAGAGVYNTTRTVGSVLGSAAIAVWMQSRLEANLPGASSAQSGFGHGQLPAAVVDGFSTAMSQALLLPPVVLLLAAVVMLFLRAPRGSSNEDWHAAKVDAGA, encoded by the coding sequence ATGACCGAACAGACGACCCGGGCCGCGGCATCCGTCGCCCCCACCGCACGCAGTCCGTGGCCAGCCCTGTGGGCGCTGGTCATCGGATTCTTCATGATCCTGGTGGACACCACGATCGTCTCGGTCGCGAACCCGGCGATCAAGGCCGCGCTCGACCCGCACACGAACAACCTCGACAACGTGGTGTGGGTGACCTCGGCCTACCTTCTGGCCTACGCCGTGCCGCTGCTGGTCACCGGTCGCCTGGGCGATCGCTTCGGGCCGAAGAACATCTACCTGATCGGTCTCACGGTCTTCACGCTGTCGTCGCTGTGGTGCGGTCTGTCGGGGACGCTGGACATGCTCATCGCCGCGCGCGCCGTGCAGGGACTCGGTGCCGCGCTGATGACCCCGCAGACCATGGCGATCATCACGCGCACCTTCCCGCCGAACCGCCGCGGTGCGGCCATGGGCCTGTGGGGTGCGACCTCGGGTGTCGCGATGCTCGTCGGGCCTCTCGCCGGCGGCTTCCTCGTGGATGGCCTCGGGTGGGAGTGGATCTTCTTCGTCAACGTGCCCGTCGGCATCATCGGCTTCGTCGCCGCGTGGATCCTCGTTCCGAAGCTCGAGACGCACTCGCACAGCTTCGACATCCTGGGTGTCTTCCTCAGCGCGATCGCCCTCTTCCTCATCGTCTTCGGGCTGCAGGAGGGCGAGACATACGACTGGGGCGTGATCTGGGGACCGATCACGGTGTGGGGCATGATCCTCACCGGCGTCGCGGTGCTCGGCCTCTTCATCTGGCAGCAGAGCCGTCGCAAGAAGGAACCGCTGGTGCCGCTCGAGCTGTTCCGCAGCCGCAACTTCTCCATCTCCAGCATCGGCATCGCCGCGGTCGGCTTCGCCGTCACCGGGATGTCGCTGCCGATGATGTTCTTCATCCAGCTGGCGCGCGGGCTCACCCCCACCGAATCGGCCCTGCTGCTGATCCCGATGGCGGTGTTCGCCGGCATCCTGTCGCCGTTCGCCGGCAAGCTGCTGGACCGCACCGATCCGCGCCTGATCCTCGTGCCCGGACTGGTGCTGTTCGCGGGCGGACTCATCTGGTATTCGACACTGATGAACGCCGAGACGCCGATCTGGATGTTCCTGCTGCCCTCCGCGGTGCTGGGCATCGGCAGCGCCGGGATGTGGGGGCCGCTGGCCACCATCGCCAACCGCGACCTGCCGATCCAGCAGGCCGGTGCCGGCGCCGGGGTGTACAACACGACCCGCACGGTCGGCTCCGTGCTCGGCTCGGCGGCCATCGCCGTCTGGATGCAGTCCCGGCTCGAGGCGAACCTTCCGGGAGCGTCCTCGGCGCAGAGCGGGTTCGGTCATGGGCAGCTCCCCGCCGCCGTCGTGGACGGGTTCTCGACCGCGATGTCGCAGGCCCTGCTGCTGCCGCCCGTGGTGCTGCTGCTGGCCGCGGTCGTGATGCTGTTCCTGCGCGCGCCGCGGGGGTCGAGCAACGAGGACTGGCACGCGGCGAAGGTCGACGCGGGGGCCTGA
- a CDS encoding PadR family transcriptional regulator — MKDVVDRLTPLGLMMLALLREGDMHPYEMMRLLRQRRSDRLVPMTNGTFYHTVARLERAGLLVETGVDRDGNRPERTTYGVTEAGGAAVIEWVRRELPRIDRPAEFRVAIAEAHNLDRDEVIDLLGIRRAALAAGQELQSAGHHGARARGVPEQFLLELERNDVLVGAELIWLDGLIDRLENHVFAWGPAELGPHSERYLADRKAARQ; from the coding sequence GTGAAGGATGTTGTCGATCGGCTGACGCCGCTCGGACTCATGATGCTCGCGCTGCTCCGCGAGGGCGACATGCACCCGTACGAGATGATGCGGCTGCTGCGCCAGCGGCGGTCCGACCGTCTCGTCCCGATGACCAACGGCACGTTCTACCACACGGTCGCGCGGCTCGAACGGGCCGGCCTCCTCGTCGAGACCGGCGTCGATCGTGACGGCAACCGCCCCGAACGCACCACCTATGGCGTCACCGAGGCCGGCGGCGCCGCGGTGATCGAATGGGTGCGGCGCGAGCTGCCGCGCATCGATCGTCCCGCCGAGTTCCGCGTCGCCATCGCCGAGGCGCACAACCTCGACCGGGACGAGGTCATCGACCTGCTCGGCATCCGGCGGGCTGCGCTCGCCGCGGGGCAGGAGCTGCAGAGCGCAGGGCATCATGGCGCGCGCGCCCGCGGGGTGCCCGAGCAGTTCCTCCTCGAGCTCGAGCGGAACGACGTGCTGGTCGGGGCCGAACTCATCTGGCTCGACGGGCTCATCGACCGGCTCGAAAACCATGTCTTCGCTTGGGGGCCCGCCGAACTCGGTCCGCACTCCGAGCGCTATCTCGCTGACCGAAAGGCTGCACGGCAATGA